The segment CACCGTGCTGCTGGCCCGCTCCGGGCGCACCCTGACCGTCCCGGCGGACGCCTCGGTGCTCGACACCGTCCGCGCGGCGGGCGTCGAGGTGCTCTACTCCTGCGAGCGGGGCACCTGCGGGACGTGCGAGACCGACGTCCTGGACGGCCGCCCCGACCACCGGGACGCGCTGCTCACCGAGGCGGAGCGGGCGGAGTCCGCCAGCATGATGGTCTGCGTCTCGCGCTGCCTGGGGGAGCGGCTCGTCCTCGACCTGTGAGGCCCCCGGCCGCCGGAGCGGTGCCCCCGGCCGCCGGGCCGGGGCGCGCTCAGCCGGTGGGGACGGTCTCCATCAGCCGGGCGGCCTCCCGGCCGGCCGCCGCGGCGACCTCCCGGGCGATGGCGCGGAACAGCTCCTCGGCCGGGATGGCCGGCCAGTCGGCCGGGAGGTGCTCGGCGGGCAGGTGCGGGTCGCGCCGGACGAGTTCCAGCCAGTCGGTGTGCAGCAGCAGTTGGCGCCGCAGCGGGTCGTCGGGCCGGTCGGCGGGGCCGCTCCAGCGCTCCAGGAACGCCCGGTAGCCGGCGGCGATGGCCCCGGTGTCGAAGGCGGTCTCCACCACCTGGGCGACCTCGGTCGGTTCGAGCACCGTGCCGCGGAAGACCCGCAGGTGGGCGTCCAGGCCGAGGTCGCCGAGCAGCGCGGCCACGTCCGCCTCGCCCGGGGCTACCCACAGGCCGTTCTGCAGCGGCCCGAAGCCGC is part of the Kitasatospora setae KM-6054 genome and harbors:
- a CDS encoding PaaX family transcriptional regulator yields the protein MIDLDPAPRPQSLTLTFFGIHVLGRDVALSSGCVIEIFERVGVTEEAVRSTLTRMVNRGLLDRHRQGRRMYFGLTPRAVAVLRDGHDRVWSTGAVNRHWRGQWTLVGFSLPEAWRRQRHDLRSRLTWGGFGPLQNGLWVAPGEADVAALLGDLGLDAHLRVFRGTVLEPTEVAQVVETAFDTGAIAAGYRAFLERWSGPADRPDDPLRRQLLLHTDWLELVRRDPHLPAEHLPADWPAIPAEELFRAIAREVAAAAGREAARLMETVPTG